A genomic segment from Corythoichthys intestinalis isolate RoL2023-P3 chromosome 2, ASM3026506v1, whole genome shotgun sequence encodes:
- the taf11 gene encoding transcription initiation factor TFIID subunit 11 — MADPARIKTEATLETPAAGPDELPKTKATDDCTVPAQEKSKDEPKELPKQELKQEDASEPATAEDEEEGTSGQPASKRLKVEPEKKKEKKQKVDEDEIQKMQVLVSSFSEDQLNRYEMYRRSAFPKAAIKRLIQSITGSSVSQNVVIAMSGIAKVFAGEIVEEALDVCEKWGDTPPLQPKHMREAVRRLKSRHQIPNTKYKNILFR, encoded by the exons ATGGCTGACCCTGCACGAATCAAAACTGAGGCCACACTTGAGACACCAGCTGCTGGTCCAGATGAGCTGCCTAAAACTAAGGCGACCGATGACTGTACAGTTCCTGCTCAGGAAAAGTCTAAAGATGAAccaaaagagttgccaaagcaagAACTCAAACAGGAAGATGCATCT GAACCAGCAACAGCAGAAGATGAGGAAGAAGGGACTTCAGGTCAGCctgcttcaaaaagactgaaggtggaaccagaaaagaaaaaggaaaagaagCAAAAGGTTGACGAGGACGAAATACAAAAGATGCA GGTTTTGGTCTCGTCCTTCTCTGAAGATCAGCTTAATCGTTATGAAATGTACAGACGTTCTGCCTTCCCTAAGGCTGCTATCAAGAGG CTGATCCAGTCTATTACGGGATCCTCAGTGTCCCAGAACGTAGTGATCGCCATGTCTGGTATCGCCAAAGTTTTTGCTGGGGAAATAGTCGAGGAAg CATTAGATGTTTGTGAAAAGTGGGGTGACACGCCACCCCTTCAGCCCAAACACATGAGGGAGGCAGTGAGGAGGCTTAAGAGCCGCCATCAGATTCCCAACACCaagtacaaaaacattttgtttcGCTGA